The DNA region GGTTTCTTTGTTAATTAGGCGTGTGCAATATTCTTTTCTCCTAATTAGATTGTACTGGGGAAAGTTTACAAAGGAGAAGGAGATGTTACAGTGGTACTTACACCAATCTAAATATTCTGTTatgaaagaaaataatgtaATTGGACCCGTGAACCTGGCCTAGCCCGTCTTGTTGGATTTGAACGAGATAAGACCtgagtttttatttaatattcttACTATGGATGTAAATATTTCAATtagattataaataaaatatattttttgaccaaaaaaaaaagttgtaatTTAGTAACACTCTAAATTCCCATAAATTGCAAATTTCATCCTTATGCCACAATGTCATCGTCAACCATCATTTTTTCAAAGTAAAACAAGACCAGCCCTTGTATCATGTCCAAAAGGCCATATTTGATAGCGCCACAAATTTACGACTAACACTCATATTAATATATTGGATTATTCAACTTGTTTAATTCATGTTTGTCTTACAGGGACTCGGATCTTCTTCGGATTCTCTTTTGATGATCTTTGAATCAATCAATTATgtttgtttatcgtacatcgtgcgatcagtttttgttaaatactatttatatttaattttgaataaaaattttaaaataatttataatcgtacgatatacgatgaacagacaCGATTGATTGATTCTCCAAATTCTGTGAAGAGGATCCTATTTGATCTTAAACCAACATAATTTGTCCCACCGAATACGTTGCCTACGCGTGTCTGACTGGACTTTGCCGTGGCACTCATTATCCATATTTTTGTGACGAACTACGCCTTTTGACTTGGCCAAACTTGCACCTTAGAGAAATTCTGGACCTTCGCAACCGCCAACAGTCGCACAACTCTATCACCACATGTATCTGACGTGGAAATTAGTCACTGATCTTTGAAGCGTGAAGAAACCTAAAAGCATCCAGCGGCAACACTGACAGCCCATCTCAACTCGTTTCTGTAAAGCGTTgacattatattattttattttattttattaataagaaataccgacgaaaaataaataaataaatcaaacaatTGTTTTGAGCTAATTAGACAAATGACATAGCTATCCATGTGTGGCCGGTGGATCTGCGTTGCAGGtttcttgaaagaaaaaaaacacccatCCCTCCCCCAATCTGTCATTGCGAGTCTTCTTGTTGACGTTAAAGGGCTGTCTTGGCCTAAAACAATGACctaggatttttttttagacTTCTTCCGTATATGTTTGGAAACAGTATTAGAAATGGAGTACtttgcaatatatatataaagctcgtttggaagtgttttaaAAATGACCGAatgagttttaaaaaaaatgttgtgtTTGAAAAACACCGAAAGTGCTTCCAATAAGACACACTAATTCTGCGATTCTTGTGTAAGCATTTCAAGAGTTTCTTCAAGATTCAATTATATTTTTGCAAAACATTGGttacaaaaacattttcttaaaaaaacgtttttaatcaattaaaaaacaGTTACAAAATAGCTCATataagtgtttttcttttttacagAAAAACATTCTTGGTTTACATAACcgaaaaacaataatttttatGACTTATTTTGCATGTGTGTCTTTAGTTTGTAAAAATGTGAAGGCACTCCTTCTAGGAAACATCCACCAATGTCCCCCCATAATATTTATTCGTTTTTGCAAAAGAAATAGATAATGTTTCAGGTTTAGATTATCCTAATCTTATACAAACCAACTTGACCAAATCAGACTCTCAAGTTTGCTATAAATACACACCCTTGCCAAGCTtgttccataaaaaaaaaacaaaaaaaaaaacacacgtATTCCGTCTTTCAAACACACACAGCACAAAGCAAACAGAGAAAGCAATACACTTCAGAAAAAAACACAGTGCAAGTGTCAAAAATATTATGGGTAAGGGAGGCCAATCGATTAATGGAGTGGCTAAGGAAGCCAAACCTGTTGAGCAAGAAAACATGGCTGCTTGGCTTGTTGATGTCAACACCATCAAGATCCTACCTTTCGAGCTCCCCAGTATCGGTATTTACCTCTCTCCATTCCTTTAAATTCATCgttattttttttcggtttttagttttcatcgTTGTAGGGATGCTAACATGTTGCTCCCCTGTTCTCTTGGGATTTCTTACTTTTAGGACCCAATGATGTCCGGATTTGGATTAAGGCTGTCGGCATTTGTGGAAGCGATGTTCACTACCTCAAGACCATGAAATGTGCGAATTTTGAGGTCAAGGAGCCAATGGTAATCGGACATGAGTGTGCTGGCATCGTAGACAAAGTTGGGAGCGAGGTGAAGCATCTGGTGCCTGGTGACCGGGTGGCGGTTGAGCCCGGTATCAGTTGCTCTCGGTGTCAGCAGTGCAAAGGAGGGCGGTACAATCTTTGCCCCGACATGAAGTTTTTCGCCACCCCACCGGTTCATGGTTCCTTGGCAAATCAggtataaataaaattttgactttCTTAACCTTCGTGACATGAATTCTATAACATCAAGACCGTCTAATAACCATTTGGTTTAACAGATTGTGCATCCTGCGGATCTATGCTTTAAGCTGCCAGAGAATGTGAGCTTGGAGGAAGGGGCAATGTGCGAGCCCTTGAGTGTTGGGGTTCATGCTTGTCGGCGAGCCAATGTTGGTCCCGAAACAACTGTTCTGGTCATCGGAGCTGGGCCTATTGGTCTCGTTTCAGTTTTGGCCGCTCGTGCTTTTGGGGCACCAAGAATTGTCATCGTGGATATGGATGACCAACGTTTAGCCATGGCAAAGTCTCTTGGCGCTGATGGCACTGTAAAAGTTTCAACAAAAATGGAGGATATAGATGACGAAGTTGCCATGATTAAAGAAGCCATGGAATCCGAAGTGGATGTAACCTTTGATTGTGTGGGTTTCAGTAAGACCATGTCGACAGGTCTCAAGGCCACTCGCTCCGGCGGCAGAGTCTGCCTTGTCGGAATGGGACACGGCACGATGACAGTGCCTCTCACTCCAGCTGCTGCCAGGGAGGTTGATGTGGTTGGAGTTTTCCGGTACAGGAACACATGGCCACTTTGCCTCGATTTTTTGAGAAGTGGGAAGATCGACGTGAAGCCGCTCATTACTCACCGGTTTGGATTTACCGAGAAGGATGTGGAAGAAGCCTTTGCAACCAGTGCTCGTGGGGGTAACGCCATTAAAGTCATGTTTAATCTTTAGAAAATTAAGTTACTAAATTTCGGATTCCTTGAGACAAGTTGTAATGGTTCGGAAATCTTAGGTGAAAATTAtctacagttttttttttttggacaaagttCTGTTTTCTACTGTTGGGGAAGCTGTACGATAGAACCCAAGCTTGTTCATGTACAGAGTtgtaaattgttttattttacacTATTTCCTTCAAGAAATATGAACTATGTAATGTTACATTATACCGAGAGGTTCTTCAATCAAtatgacattttttttaacaagttgTGTTTATTTAACATAAGGTCCCAGTTGCACACCTTTAAAACATACGTAAGTATTACAAGCACACAGTTGAGAACAatctttatatatttattttgtacgtggCATCTATATATCTTATCAATCCAAACCGGGCAATTTAAGATGAAAGCCTTCGTTGCTTTAGTTGCAAGttatcctttttctttctctttttcacCCCAAGgcattttcttttactttttcacCCTAAAGTTCTAAACCCTAATATTCTTGTGTTAGTGAAGCCGGATGTAAAGAGGTGACAATAcaatctctctttttttttctttttttttttcaattgattATATAAACATTTTTTGAATATTAAACTTATTGGTACAAGTgttttagcaaaaaaaaaaaagtaggtcATATATGTTGCCACGTCCTTAGAAGCTAACAAAGTATTTGACAAGTTGAGTTTACGATAgcttaggattttttttttgggggggggggggggggcgaaAAACGATAGCTTAGGATTAATATCAATAATTAAGTCATCAAAATATTCATCTTATAAAACTATAAGAACTTTAAATATTAATCATCTAGAAATTAAACATAACCGCTATCAATCTTTATCAATTTTCTATGGGCAGTTCAAATATTGCAAATGGGCTATTCTCCCAAATTGAGTTCTTTATTTAAGATGTCGCCCGAGGTACATGACTAAAAACAAACTAAAGACTCTCTTACATGATATATTACACACATAAATCTAAAAACTCTCATATCTATCACgtaaaaacataataaaaacTACAAATGTAAATTTAATAACCCTCTAAATTCCCATATATTGCAAATTTCATCCTCGTGCCACAATGTCGTCCTCATCCATATCGAGGTCAACTATCATTTTTATAAAGTTAAACAACACCAGCCCTTATCATGTCCAATAGGCCTTATTAATTTaaggtttcttttttttggaaaatattagtattttggtttatttgaatgtttggttttatggGTTTAGCCCGTTATAATTAGGTTTTATTAGatattagggttagtttattataaatagggtgctttgttattcattagaaaataagctagtcacaatgtagtctcttagggttttgtagccgttttggcattctcgtttgtttaataatattcttattattttgtaatcttgttcATTGCGCACTCTTAATTTCAACTTGTTTTCAGAGCAGGTTTGACCcttcgggatttaatctgcttCGGGTTGGTATCTGTTTGCTcgtaagaaaaaaattgttcgTTCATATTTTGTCCCGTGACTCTGCTTTTGCACCTTTGAACGCCGTAGCCTGCAAGAGTATCCGCAAGTCTGTATTGctgcaaaggaaaaaaaagggagtaaaaaaaaagaaaaaaaaaggaagaaacaagaaaaaattggTTGCTTGTTTGAGGCCCATGCaggcaaaggaaaaaaaaaattggttggattttttgtatgtttgttCAGAAGTTGGCATTGGCATTGGCATTGGCATTGATATTGGTATTGGCATCGGCATTGGCATCGGCATTGGTATTGGCATcagcatcggcatcggcattggAATTTGGAGGTTTACATCCACATttgcttgttggcaaactcatgtcgtgtaccgccatgagtttgagtgggggtgttggaaaatattagtattttggtttatttgaatgtttggttttatgggcttagcccattagaattaggttttgttagagattaaagttagtttattataaacagggtgctttgttattcattagaaaataagctagtcacaatgtagcctcttagggttttgtagccgttttggcattctcgtttgtttaataatattcttcttattttgtaatcttgttcgttgcgcaatattcaacttttttttagtcaaaatggtccctgagatttgcataacacataactttggtccctgagatttaaaatcaatagaagtggtccttgagattgtccaccatccattattttggtcattctgttaaaaaaGTCCGTTAAGTTGAGGgtataacacataactttggtccctgagatttgcataacacataattttgatccttgagatttgcataacacataactttggtccatgagattgtccatcatccatcattttggtcatttcattaAAAAGATCAGGGaccacttaacagagttttttaatggaatgaccaaaataatggatgatggacaatctcatggaccatttctattgattttaaatctcagagaccaaagttatgtgttataaaaatttcatagaccattttggctaaaaaaccttAATTTAATCATGGGTCCAAAGCGGAAGAGGTCACAAAAATATGATTAAACTCTTACTAATATAGTATTATTCAACTAGTTTAACTCAAGTCTGTTTTAACTTACGTAATTTGTCCCACAGAGTTGTCtaaacaaaaatatattatgTTGCCAACGCATGTCTGACTGGACGTTGACGTGGCACTCATTATTCATATTTGTGACGAACCACGCCTCTTTGACTTGGCTAAAATCGCACTTCAAAGAAATTTCTGGACATATTTCTAATGTGGAAATTAATCACTAATCTTTGATGCGTGCAGAAACCTAGGGCAGCCACCGGCAACACAGAGAGCCCGTCAACTCGTTTCTGTTAAACAGTTCACATTGGTggatcatttattttattaattagagacatcgacgaaaattaaaataaataaatcagacAGATGATTTGATATAATTATGATACAACCAACTTTATTTCCACTGGCAAAATTAAGTATTTCATAACTAATATTCATAGAATAATGGATCGTCTAAAAATGATTATGGGTGACTCGGAATAACATAATCGGTGTTTAagcaaaaatttaaaattgcgataaatgaaaattaagaaGAAGTCATAATAAAATCGACGTGACGAgctaatagattttttttttgttttagtgcaataaaaaaatatcatgagtttttttatattttaaaattcaataaaattaattaacatgtttattattttttaaaacaataaaacatatgttaaaaatatcattggattaaaattaaaaaaaataaaatgagtaTTTAAGGTACTTACTAGTGATTACCtaagttttagtttttgtttatcCATGTGAGGTCGACCATGAAGGAATAATAGGGACCGTTGCTATGTTAATCTGACTCTGCATTACGTGGCACCCATTTAGCAGTTCCATAATATCCGTTAATCCTATTTTAAGTCGTAAAAAGACCCCTTTCGAATCTTCTACTCAACTTAAAACTCCGCTAATTCCAACGAACTCGCTAAATCCAGACGAAAATCTTTCGGACAGTTTGAAAATTAGTTACTC from Malus domestica chromosome 01, GDT2T_hap1 includes:
- the LOC103417837 gene encoding sorbitol dehydrogenase-like; this encodes MGKGGQSINGVAKEAKPVEQENMAAWLVDVNTIKILPFELPSIGPNDVRIWIKAVGICGSDVHYLKTMKCANFEVKEPMVIGHECAGIVDKVGSEVKHLVPGDRVAVEPGISCSRCQQCKGGRYNLCPDMKFFATPPVHGSLANQIVHPADLCFKLPENVSLEEGAMCEPLSVGVHACRRANVGPETTVLVIGAGPIGLVSVLAARAFGAPRIVIVDMDDQRLAMAKSLGADGTVKVSTKMEDIDDEVAMIKEAMESEVDVTFDCVGFSKTMSTGLKATRSGGRVCLVGMGHGTMTVPLTPAAAREVDVVGVFRYRNTWPLCLDFLRSGKIDVKPLITHRFGFTEKDVEEAFATSARGGNAIKVMFNL